Sequence from the Ereboglobus luteus genome:
TCACCTTGAGGGGCATGCGCGTGATTCCGAATGATTCGCTGGGGCGGCAAGTGTCCACGAATTTTGACGCGACCCATTTTGTCGGATGTCGCGGACGGGTGCTGATCGAGGACGGCGAGTTTCGCAACATGCTCGACGACGCGATGAACGTGCACGGCGTTTATTTGCAGGTATTGCGCCGGCTCGACGATTACAGGCTGGTGGTGCGCATGCCGCATTTTCAGGCGCAGGGCTTCATCGCGGTGGAGGCGGGCGACCGTTTGCGGCTGGCGCGCTTCGGCACATTGTTGCCGGAGGGGGAAGCCGTGGTGACAAAGGTTGCGCGACGCGGACCGGACGAGATGACGATCACATTTGACGCGCCGATTGCGGCGGAGGTGAATCCGCTGGATGCGCTTGAAAACATATCGTGGACGGCGGATGTCGTTTTCCGGCGCAATACGGTTTCGGGAAATCGCGCACGCAGCATTCTCGTGAGCACGTCAGGGCGCGTGATCATCGAGGACAATCATTTCAACGCGACCGGCTCGGCCATACGCATATCGGGGGATGCGCGCAGTTGGTTTGAGTCGGGGCCAGTGGCGGACGTGTTGATCCAGGGAAACACATTCACCAATCCGCTGCGTTGCGGTTACGGACGCGCCGCCATTGACCTGGATCCCGAGGTGGATGTGCCATCCGGCGGCACTCCGGGATATTATCATCGCAACATCCGCATTATTAAAAACAAGTTTAGGCTGTGCGACCGCGCGGTTTTGCTGGCGCGCTCGGTGGACGGGCTGGAGTTTTCGGAAAACACGATTGAGCTTGCGAATGATTTCGCGCCGCTGAACCGGCAAAAAACGGAGTTCGAACTGGTGCGTTGCCGGAATGTGCAATTGGAGCGAAACACTTTTTCCGGCTGGCCCGCGAAAGATGGCATTGTGGTTTCGGGCGACGCGGACAGTTTGTCCACGATGAGGTTCACCCCGGGGCAGGGGATAAAAACCCGTGAGCATGGAGCCAAGGGTCAACGGTAAACTGCCCTCGCGTTTGATAAAACTATGCGGAATTATTTACTACTATTAATTATAAACCCCGTCATCCAATGAAAAAACTATTCCCTGTTCTTGTATTGTCCGTTGGCCTTGTATCAGTTGTGTCGAAAGCGCAAATCGCTGTTGTGAAGGGTGACGCTTCGTCCGCCGCCGAGGTGTCCGTGAATGCGGCATACTCGCAAAACTTCAATTCATTGCCGGCCCCCGCCTCGACAAAACCGGACAAGGCGGAACCGCTCGCCTGGAAAAATAATGTCACGTTGCGCGGCTGGTTCCGTGATGTCGGGCACTCGAAGGGAGACTGTTCGGCAAGCGGCGCTTATGTCGACGCCCCGGCATTTTTTAATTACGGCTTGGACGGAAATCCGAATCGCTCCGTGGGATTTCGAAACACGCAGGGCAATGAGCGCGACGCGGCTGCCGCGATCGTATTCCTCAATGAAACCGGTGCGCCGATCAAGGGCGTGAAAATTTCCTACACGGGCCGCCAGTGGCGGCGGCAGAGCGAGGCGGCGACGACGCTGGTCGTGGGCTGGCGTTTCTTCGGCAAGGAATTCAACGCAGACACTTTCACCGCGCGCCAAAAACAATGGTGGACGGATGTTCCGGCGCTGACATTTACCGCGCCGCAGCTCGAGGGTAGCAATGTCGTGAATGGAATGGCTCCCGAGTGCATGAAAAAGTTTCCTGCGACCGAGGTGATATTCCGCCGCGGTGTGTATCCGGGAGAGTATTTTTCGATTCGCTGGTATTATCCGACGGATCCGAAATCAACCGGCAACGGGCTCGCG
This genomic interval carries:
- a CDS encoding right-handed parallel beta-helix repeat-containing protein; amino-acid sequence: MSTKSSMPVKFGRVFSAVAFLLCGACATAAVEVRVADFGVSPDARADATPGVRAALSAALDAKGGATLVFEPGEYHFYPENARALVRYVSNHDNSRAPRRFVFDVSGATDLVVDGRGARFVMHGDVTPFLIERSERVSVKNLTIDWNVPLLYEGEVLAADASGFTVRVRADEPFEVDRGAFVISADGVRWPMDTFCEFAGDGSGQAAGSADAYGFRYHAEKTGAADGRTVRFSVTDNYALPRVPREGNIIFLRCNLRAAPAFFMERSIKVSLDGVAIHHAPGMGVIAQRCEDVTLRGMRVIPNDSLGRQVSTNFDATHFVGCRGRVLIEDGEFRNMLDDAMNVHGVYLQVLRRLDDYRLVVRMPHFQAQGFIAVEAGDRLRLARFGTLLPEGEAVVTKVARRGPDEMTITFDAPIAAEVNPLDALENISWTADVVFRRNTVSGNRARSILVSTSGRVIIEDNHFNATGSAIRISGDARSWFESGPVADVLIQGNTFTNPLRCGYGRAAIDLDPEVDVPSGGTPGYYHRNIRIIKNKFRLCDRAVLLARSVDGLEFSENTIELANDFAPLNRQKTEFELVRCRNVQLERNTFSGWPAKDGIVVSGDADSLSTMRFTPGQGIKTREHGAKGQR